GTCACTTACCTTCTCTagccctttgtaaaatgaaaaaccCAGGTCTGGGCTCAGCAGagttagaagagagaatgaaggagTCTTATCACAGTCAGGAAGGCAGGGCAACTGGCTATGGAGAGCAGGAAGAAAGCAAGCAGCCATTGCTGGGCCGTGCACGTGGCCTTGCTGAGGAGGCCAGCATGGAACAGGAGAGCTCACCCAAATGTCTGGGTCTCAAAAGCAGCTTGAGTTCAGGCTGGGCTGGCAGGAGGGAGAGCAGGGCCCCCGGGAGATGAGTTACCGAGTTACTGAGCGCCTTTCACTGGGCGTCCCTGGTGATGAGCTTTTGCACTGCCAACTAGATTCCGCAGGGCTGGAAAGCCCCAATGGCTTTCTCTGCCCTCCATCCTAGCTTGGTCCTTAGCCTTCCGAGCCGCTCTTTCAGGCATACCTGCGGCTGAGGCCCGTCAAACGCCGCAGGGAACAACCAAGCAGCTTTAGGGAAGCAACGCTCACCGCCCCAAGGACTGGCCTGTTGTTATGGGGGATCCCCATCCCCACGTTAAGAAACCAACCGGACACAGGAAAATCTAAGGTGTACAGAAGCAGGCATTGAGAGGCCACATCGCTGGAGCTCCCACCAGGGGCCTTTCAAAGCAGCCCACTCTGTCTTTTTTtcgtttccttttccattttctccacagtcacatgattcttgttgtcctgttgtctccacccccccccccccgggtcaTACATGGATGATCATTCAGATCCCATTCCcaagttgtttgttttgtttcccaTACCCACATCAATCCAATGGTTTTCGGCTGGGTTTccgctcccacggttcttcctctggatgtggagagcgttCTGTCTCCCAAGTCTCtcaaagttgtcctggatcattgcattgctgctagtagcagagtcaattacatttgatagCAGACACTCTTTCGAAAGACAAGAAGCAAGAGGCAGGCGGAGAGTCACAAAGACTGGTTTCGAATCCGGCTTCTGACATAGAGtgactgtatgaccctaggcaagtcccttagaTTCTCAATGTTGCAGAGCAGAGGTTGGCCTGCtttggtggagggaatttcctcaccaagaaatctagggcaataaaatcataggtcaaAAAGTCAATGCCGAGATGCTGCCAAGTTTTAAAGATGTGCCAATCTCAGAGAGGCATCCTAGAAGGTTTGAGTGCTACTTCTGCTGCTTACTAGCCATGTGCCCAAGGGCAGCCACTTCCCTTCTAGGACCCCATTTATGTGTCTGTACAATTGGGGCCACTAGATGGTGCTGCAGTGGACAGAGTgataaagttaggaagactcatctttctgggttcaacTTTCTCCTTAgacccttcctggctgtgtaatcttgggcaagtcctgtAACTtgccctgttggcctcaatttccccatatgtcaaatgagctggagaaggaaatatggccaaccacttcaggatctttgtcaagaaaacctcagatgggatCACAGaaagtcagacgtgactgaaaccACTCGCCGTCGCCGAATGAATAGATGTGGGGAAGCTTGAAGGCTCGGACTCTGTGGGCCCTAAATGGGTTTGGGTTGTCCTTCCGCATTGCTCCCGCTGCCCCGTCTTTCACATGGGTTCCTCCCTTCTCAGCACTTTGTACACTGCCCTCTTGACTTCCTTGTTGCGCATGCTGTAGATGATGGGGTTGAGCATGGGTGTAAGGATGGTATAAAGCACCGAGAAAACCCGGCTCCGTGTCCTGGAGTAGGCGGAGCTGGGGAGGATGTAGCAGAGTACAGAGGTGATGTAGAAGATACAGACCACAGTGAGGTGGGCGGCACATGTGGAGAAAGCTTTGCGGCGGCCCTCGGCTGAGCGGATCCGAAGGATGGCGACTGCCACATTGAAATAGGACACCACAACCAGAGCACAGGGGAGGAGGGCCACCAaaaagctgaagaagaaaaggcccAGTTCATTGGGCTGCGTGCTGGAACAGGCGAGCTTGAGGAGTGGTGGCAAGTCGCAGAAGAAGTGAGTGATCAGGCGGGGCCCACAGAAGTCAAGCCTGGTTGCCAGGAGCGTGTGGGTGAGTGCATTGGTTAGTGCAAGCAGGCAAGAGACTGAGGCGAGGATTGTCCGGGTCCGGGGCCCCATGAGGACCAGATAGTGAAGTGGCCGGCATATGGCAGCATAACGGTCATAGGCCATGGCTGTGAGTAGGAAGCACTCCCATGGCGCCAGGAAGTGGAGAAAGAACATTTGGGTAAGACAGGCCCGGTAGGACATGAGCTGCTCTGTGGCCAACAAGTGTGCTAGAATCTGAGGCACACTGTTGGACACGTATGCAGCGTCGAGCAGCGAGAGGTTGGCCAGAAAGAAATACATGGGCGTGTGGAGCCTTCGGTCCAGGGCAATGAGGCTGGCAATGCCCAGGTTTCCAGCCAGAGCCACGACGTAGATCAGCAGAAAGACGGTGAAGAGCACCGGCTTCACATCCGTCACATCCGTCAGGCCCTCCAATAGGAACTCCAAAACTGGAGTCCCGTTTGCTCTGGGCAGGGTGCCTGGGGTCCTCTCCCCCATGGACAGCGGAGCCTGTGGCGAcatggttgggggtggggtgagggaagggaggTGGGTTCGAGAccggcaggggagggaggaggaggatgcCAGTTAGATATAGAGAAGGCTCTCTGTTCTCTGCCCAACTGAGGGGGTGATGACCTCTTCTTCCTTCACACATTGCCCAGGGACAGGAGATGGTCAGAACTACCCTCCCCTACACCTCTGCTGCTGACAATTCTTCCTTCTCTCGAGCTGGACCACCACCCTGCCTCCCTGTGTCACCCTCTGACATCTCAGACCcatggggagaagggaaaatgggtGTCGGGCAACATGGAAGGCAGGAAAGTGGAGCTCGCCCCCTGGGGGGACAAGGGTAAGCCAGTGACTCCAATGCTCTGGAGTGAGTGCCAACTCTGTACAGAACAGGAAGGAGATGGATGGGCTTTGGGCTGGACTCTGGCCAagtccttgcccttctctctGCTTTCTGGTGTTTGTCCTTTGTAAAATGGCAATGGGGGGCTAGGCTAGGCTAGTCAGCCTAGCAGCCTAGACGACTGCTAATCTCCTGGTCAGTCCTAGCCATCTGGAAGCCAACGTGGCCTCGGGCTCTGCCCTCACCAGCTTTAAGACCTTCCCTGGCCCTGCTCTGCCAGAATGGCACTCCCTCTGGCTCTTCTTGTTCTGGACTGTCCCGTCTGGGTGCGTGGCAAGTGGCCCCTTCCTGGAAATCAGCCCTACTCAGGTGCCTGGATCAGTGGCGCTGCTATCGCAGGTTGCTCACCCAGGATTGCTGTCCTTGCCAGCTCTCACTGTCCATCTCGCTTCATTACCCTGGTTTTCAGTGCCTTCCTTTGTTCTCAGTGGCTAGGAACCCCCAGCACCTGGCCGATCCTGACCTCTCGCTCAATGGCGGTCCTTACTGCCTGCCCTGCTCCAGCCTGGACCACTACCCGGCTCTCCTGGTACTGATGTGAGCCCCTACTTGACTGGCTGCCACCCAATTTCTGGTGTGACAACAGCCAAGAAGAAAGTCTGCATACAGGTGCCGGGGCTCCCTGGACCCATGGGCCATGAGATCATCCTgatgagaggcagagaaaaagctGGTCAAAGCAGCTAGGCGAAGAAGGAAGCTTCAGCCTAGACAGTCCTCACGGACGGAGAACCACCGGGGCGTTGAGTCTTGGCCACCACAAGCCTGTGGGTGGCCCGCCCAGATAGGGCCCAGAAAGCTAGCAGCAGCAGAGACGGCCTCAGGGACTGCCAGGAACCCAGGTTAGCCCACACTGGAAAAAGAAGTGGGGGAGACCTGCAGacgagaggacaggagaggagctGCATGGAGGGTTCCATCTCTGAGCTGGCCAAGCTAGACTCCCTGTTAGGGCAGTTGGGTGGAATC
Above is a genomic segment from Monodelphis domestica isolate mMonDom1 chromosome X, mMonDom1.pri, whole genome shotgun sequence containing:
- the LOC100023164 gene encoding olfactory receptor 3A1-like gives rise to the protein MSPQAPLSMGERTPGTLPRANGTPVLEFLLEGLTDVTDVKPVLFTVFLLIYVVALAGNLGIASLIALDRRLHTPMYFFLANLSLLDAAYVSNSVPQILAHLLATEQLMSYRACLTQMFFLHFLAPWECFLLTAMAYDRYAAICRPLHYLVLMGPRTRTILASVSCLLALTNALTHTLLATRLDFCGPRLITHFFCDLPPLLKLACSSTQPNELGLFFFSFLVALLPCALVVVSYFNVAVAILRIRSAEGRRKAFSTCAAHLTVVCIFYITSVLCYILPSSAYSRTRSRVFSVLYTILTPMLNPIIYSMRNKEVKRAVYKVLRREEPM